One Qipengyuania gaetbuli genomic region harbors:
- a CDS encoding undecaprenyl-diphosphate phosphatase codes for MTFFQELLIALVQGITEFLPISSSGHLILIPKLTDFPDQGPLIDVAVHVGSLLAIILYFRKDVMGLARGGFASVGIGKDDPQRRLFWFVAIGTIPAVALGLFLKMGDYLEGFRSTQLVATNLIVFGILLGIADRFGRETKAYEDMSLRDAILVGLAQAMALIPGTSRSGATMTAARALGYSRVESARFSFLLAIPAVAGAGLLAALDLAEATAQMQQDALVAGTLTFFTALATMIFLMNFLKKASMMVFVLYRVALGAALLIFL; via the coding sequence ATGACCTTCTTCCAAGAACTGCTGATCGCGCTGGTGCAGGGGATCACCGAATTCCTCCCGATTTCGTCGTCGGGGCACCTGATCCTCATTCCCAAGCTGACCGATTTCCCCGACCAGGGGCCGCTGATCGATGTCGCGGTCCATGTCGGTTCGCTGCTCGCGATCATCCTTTACTTCCGCAAGGACGTGATGGGCCTGGCGCGGGGCGGCTTCGCCAGCGTGGGAATCGGCAAGGACGACCCGCAGCGCCGCCTGTTCTGGTTCGTCGCCATCGGCACGATCCCGGCGGTCGCGCTGGGCCTGTTCCTGAAGATGGGCGACTATCTCGAAGGCTTCCGCTCGACCCAGCTCGTGGCGACCAACCTGATCGTCTTCGGTATCCTGCTCGGCATCGCCGACCGCTTCGGGCGCGAGACCAAGGCATACGAGGACATGAGCCTGCGCGATGCGATCCTCGTCGGTCTTGCTCAGGCGATGGCGCTGATCCCCGGCACCAGCCGTTCCGGTGCGACGATGACCGCAGCGCGCGCGCTCGGATATTCGCGCGTCGAATCTGCCCGCTTCTCGTTTCTGCTGGCCATTCCTGCCGTCGCCGGAGCGGGCCTGTTGGCAGCGCTCGACCTGGCCGAGGCGACAGCGCAGATGCAGCAGGATGCGCTGGTGGCCGGAACGCTCACCTTCTTCACAGCGCTCGCGACGATGATCTTCCTCATGAATTTCCTGAAGAAAGCATCGATGATGGTCTTCGTCCTCTACCGCGTTGCGCTGGGCGCGGCCTTGCTGATCTTCCTCTAG
- a CDS encoding ABC transporter transmembrane domain-containing protein translates to MDETGSNEKKRRKLFRRDKDAEPRSLKPLRMVFEEARKYPGHVAMALVALVVTAAATLAIPAGFKLVVDRGFAGDGSDIGRWFQYLLLIVGVLAMGTAARFYFVSWLGERVVADVRMRVQANLLRLAPGFYEENSPKEISSRMTSDTALIEQVVGTTISVALRNFLVAVGGTIYLFTLVPSLTLGLFLIIPAITIPITVFGRRLRTVSRTSQDRVADIGAMVTEVLSAMKIVQGFNQEAREHERFGAAVERTFSVAKRRILIRAVLTACIILFIFGGITMLVWRGAEAANAGTISYGTIFAFVLTAGLVAGAFGALTEVYGDLLRASGAASRLTELLEEKPTIAPPARPEALPEPPRGSLSFRNVTFRYPTRLETPALADFSLEIEPGETVAIVGPSGGGKSTIFQLAERFYDPQAGSVRIDGIPLTSADPAEIRRRIAFVPQEGVLFSASARDNLRYGNWDASEEDIWTAARAANAAEFLEKLPQGLETYLGENGTQLSGGQRQRVAIARALLRDAPILLLDEATSALDAESERLVQDALERLMEDRTTLVIAHRLATVRAADRIVVMEEGRIVEQGTHDQLASAGGLYARLASLQFTLESA, encoded by the coding sequence ATGGACGAGACGGGTTCGAACGAAAAGAAGCGCCGCAAGCTGTTCCGCCGCGACAAGGACGCGGAACCGCGCAGCCTCAAGCCGCTGCGCATGGTGTTCGAGGAAGCGCGCAAATATCCCGGCCACGTGGCGATGGCGCTGGTGGCGCTGGTCGTGACGGCGGCCGCCACGCTGGCCATTCCGGCCGGCTTCAAGCTGGTGGTCGACCGCGGCTTTGCCGGTGACGGCAGCGATATCGGGCGCTGGTTCCAGTACCTGCTGCTGATCGTCGGCGTGCTCGCCATGGGCACGGCGGCGCGGTTCTATTTCGTCAGCTGGCTGGGCGAACGCGTGGTCGCCGACGTGCGCATGCGGGTGCAGGCCAACCTCCTGCGCCTGGCGCCGGGCTTCTACGAAGAGAACAGCCCCAAGGAAATTTCCAGCCGCATGACCAGCGACACCGCGCTGATCGAGCAGGTCGTGGGCACGACCATATCTGTCGCACTGCGCAATTTCCTCGTTGCGGTGGGCGGCACGATCTATCTCTTCACGCTGGTCCCCAGCCTGACGCTGGGCCTGTTCCTGATCATCCCTGCGATCACCATCCCCATCACCGTCTTCGGACGCCGCCTGCGCACGGTCAGCCGTACCAGCCAGGACCGCGTGGCCGACATCGGCGCGATGGTGACCGAAGTGCTGTCGGCGATGAAGATCGTGCAGGGCTTCAACCAGGAAGCGCGCGAGCACGAACGCTTCGGCGCCGCGGTCGAGCGGACCTTCTCGGTCGCCAAGCGCCGCATCCTCATCCGCGCGGTCCTGACGGCCTGCATCATCCTGTTCATTTTCGGCGGCATCACCATGCTGGTCTGGCGCGGCGCGGAAGCCGCCAATGCCGGCACGATCAGCTACGGCACCATCTTCGCCTTCGTGCTGACGGCCGGCCTCGTCGCCGGGGCCTTCGGTGCCCTGACGGAAGTTTACGGCGATCTCCTTCGCGCCTCGGGCGCAGCCAGCCGCCTGACCGAGCTGCTGGAGGAAAAGCCGACCATCGCCCCGCCTGCGCGGCCTGAGGCCCTGCCCGAGCCGCCGCGCGGAAGCCTGTCGTTCCGCAACGTGACCTTCCGTTATCCGACGCGGCTGGAAACCCCGGCGCTCGCCGATTTCAGCCTCGAGATCGAGCCGGGCGAAACGGTCGCCATTGTCGGCCCTTCGGGCGGCGGCAAGTCGACCATCTTCCAGCTGGCGGAGCGCTTTTACGACCCCCAGGCCGGCAGCGTGCGTATCGACGGCATTCCGCTGACCAGTGCCGACCCGGCCGAAATCCGCCGCCGCATCGCTTTCGTGCCGCAGGAAGGCGTGCTGTTTTCAGCGAGTGCGCGCGACAATCTGCGCTACGGCAATTGGGACGCGTCGGAAGAGGACATCTGGACCGCCGCACGCGCCGCCAATGCCGCCGAATTCCTCGAAAAGCTTCCCCAGGGCCTCGAAACCTATCTGGGCGAGAACGGGACCCAGCTGTCGGGCGGCCAGCGCCAGCGTGTCGCGATTGCGCGTGCGCTGCTGCGCGATGCCCCGATCCTGCTGCTGGACGAGGCGACGAGCGCGCTCGATGCCGAGAGCGAGCGGCTGGTGCAGGATGCGCTCGAACGGTTGATGGAAGACCGCACCACGCTGGTCATCGCCCACCGCCTCGCCACTGTGCGCGCCGCCGACCGCATCGTGGTGATGGAAGAAGGGCGCATCGTCGAGCAGGGTACGCACGACCAGCTGGCATCCGCAGGCGGCCTCTATGCCCGCCTCGCATCCCTGCAGTTCACGCTCGAAAGCGCCTGA
- a CDS encoding M13 family metallopeptidase, with protein sequence MTRTILAAGASALALMMAVPAAAEEAEAPTMDFGTWGVGTDLIDKTVDPGDDFNAYVNGKWVAENEIPADRQRYGAFDMLREGSVRDVQKLVNDLVASNPAPGTQARRIVDAYNSFMNVEAIDASGIAPAQPYLDEIAGAPDLEALVRLFGQPEYPSLVSAGVTIDARNPTQYAVGLNFNGTGLPDRDYYLVDSESNLKIRAAYKELLATLLGKAGYADPAAAAEAVYAFEHKVAELEWARQVLRMPTLTYNELTPADVSAMAGDFPIDALLESAQLGGQERYLVRQIPPTAEEIEQLGLTSEQLAMIGGGLPAMMKLLQDTPLATLKAYMAKSFLSSSASVLSTELDDAVFDFYGRTINGQEKQQDRWKRAISAVEGALGEQLGKLYVERHFPPESKAAMDELVANLSRSMGMALDKNDWMTPDTITQAREKLNGFVPMIGYPDEFETYDGLEIDPADPLGNRLNTIRWNVEDSRARLGTEVDPSEWGMTPQTVNAYYSPLTNRIVFPAAILQPPFFNASADPAVNYGGIGAVIGHEIGHGYDDQGSQYDAKGTLRNWWQDNDRKGFEQYTARMAEFIEAYCPVDSPEGPVCLRGRQSMGETLGDVVGLQMAYRAYKLSLNGAEAPVIDGLTGDQRFFLGFAQIWRGMEREESLRNRVMTANHPPGEFRLNNAVRHIDAWYDAFDVGPDDALYLPPEQRISIW encoded by the coding sequence ATGACCAGGACTATTCTCGCTGCCGGCGCATCCGCGCTTGCACTGATGATGGCGGTGCCTGCTGCCGCCGAGGAGGCAGAAGCCCCGACCATGGATTTCGGCACCTGGGGTGTCGGCACCGACCTGATCGACAAGACCGTCGATCCGGGCGACGACTTCAACGCCTACGTCAACGGCAAGTGGGTCGCGGAAAACGAAATTCCCGCCGACCGCCAGCGTTATGGCGCCTTCGACATGCTGCGCGAAGGTTCGGTCCGCGACGTGCAGAAGCTGGTCAACGACCTCGTGGCCTCGAACCCGGCTCCGGGCACGCAGGCCCGCCGCATCGTCGATGCCTACAATTCCTTCATGAACGTGGAGGCGATCGATGCGAGCGGCATCGCGCCCGCCCAGCCCTATCTCGACGAGATCGCCGGCGCGCCTGACCTCGAGGCGCTGGTGCGCCTGTTCGGCCAGCCCGAATACCCCTCGCTGGTAAGCGCGGGCGTGACCATCGATGCCCGCAACCCCACCCAGTATGCGGTGGGGCTGAACTTCAACGGCACGGGCCTTCCCGACCGCGACTATTACCTCGTGGATTCGGAAAGCAATCTGAAGATCCGCGCTGCCTACAAGGAACTGCTGGCCACCCTGCTGGGCAAGGCCGGATACGCCGATCCGGCGGCTGCAGCGGAAGCGGTCTACGCCTTCGAGCACAAGGTCGCCGAACTCGAATGGGCCCGCCAGGTCCTGCGCATGCCGACCCTCACCTATAACGAGCTGACCCCGGCCGACGTCTCCGCAATGGCCGGCGACTTCCCGATCGACGCACTGCTCGAATCCGCACAGCTCGGCGGGCAGGAGCGTTACCTCGTGCGCCAGATCCCGCCGACCGCGGAGGAAATCGAGCAGCTCGGCCTGACGAGCGAACAGCTCGCCATGATCGGCGGCGGCCTCCCGGCGATGATGAAGCTGCTGCAGGACACCCCGCTCGCCACGCTCAAGGCCTATATGGCCAAGAGCTTCCTGTCCTCGAGCGCCTCGGTCCTCTCGACCGAACTCGATGATGCGGTGTTCGACTTCTACGGCCGCACCATCAACGGCCAGGAAAAGCAGCAGGACCGCTGGAAGCGCGCGATCAGCGCGGTCGAGGGTGCGCTGGGCGAACAGCTGGGCAAGCTCTACGTCGAACGCCACTTCCCGCCCGAGAGCAAGGCCGCGATGGACGAGCTCGTCGCAAACCTGTCGCGTTCGATGGGCATGGCGCTCGACAAGAACGACTGGATGACGCCCGACACGATCACCCAGGCGCGCGAAAAGCTGAACGGCTTCGTCCCGATGATCGGCTATCCCGACGAGTTCGAGACCTATGACGGCCTCGAGATCGATCCGGCAGACCCGCTGGGCAACCGCCTCAACACGATCCGCTGGAACGTGGAAGATTCGCGCGCGCGCCTCGGCACCGAAGTCGACCCGAGCGAATGGGGCATGACCCCGCAGACGGTGAATGCCTATTATTCGCCGCTGACCAACCGCATCGTCTTCCCGGCCGCGATCCTGCAGCCGCCCTTCTTCAATGCCAGCGCCGACCCGGCCGTGAACTACGGCGGCATCGGGGCGGTGATCGGTCACGAGATCGGCCACGGCTATGACGATCAGGGCTCGCAGTACGATGCCAAGGGCACGCTCAGGAACTGGTGGCAGGACAACGACCGCAAGGGCTTCGAGCAGTACACCGCCCGCATGGCGGAATTCATCGAGGCCTATTGCCCGGTCGACAGCCCCGAAGGCCCGGTCTGCCTGCGCGGCCGCCAGTCGATGGGCGAAACGCTGGGCGACGTGGTCGGCCTGCAGATGGCCTACCGCGCCTACAAGCTGTCGCTGAACGGAGCCGAAGCGCCGGTGATCGACGGGCTGACCGGCGACCAGCGCTTCTTCCTCGGCTTCGCGCAGATCTGGCGCGGGATGGAGCGCGAGGAATCGCTGCGCAACCGCGTGATGACTGCCAACCACCCGCCGGGCGAATTCCGCCTCAACAACGCCGTGCGCCACATCGATGCGTGGTACGACGCCTTCGACGTGGGTCCGGACGATGCACTCTACCTGCCTCCGGAGCAGCGCATCTCCATCTGGTAA
- a CDS encoding polyhydroxyalkanoate depolymerase, which yields MLYQAYELQRSWLSSASAWASIGAEMLSNPAMPFGYMGMGPVAASALEVFAHATATYGKPAWGIENVEAGGKHWPVVEATVVNKPFGDLKRFHRENLPEDAPRLLVVAPMSGHYATLLRGTVERMLENYVVYVTDWADARNVPLHEGHFDLDDYMDYVIEFLDHIGPGAHAMAVCQPSVPVFAATAIMNRDKHPCTPKTLTMMGGPIDTRCSPTSVNDLAMERPIEWFRHNVIATVPMQYRGAGRDVYPGFMQLAGFMSMNLGNHMMSHYEMFKHLTVGDEASAQATKDFYDEYRSVCDMTAEFYLQTVKEVFQDHAIPNGTFMHRGKLIDLGDITQTALLAIEGERDDISGLGQTKAALDLTPNLKASKKRYYMAEGAGHYGIFNGSRWRTKIAPVVEDFIAKHG from the coding sequence ATGCTTTACCAAGCCTATGAATTGCAGCGCAGCTGGTTGTCGAGTGCCAGCGCCTGGGCCTCGATCGGGGCCGAGATGCTGTCCAATCCCGCCATGCCCTTCGGCTACATGGGGATGGGGCCCGTCGCTGCGAGCGCGCTGGAAGTCTTCGCCCATGCCACCGCCACCTATGGCAAGCCGGCCTGGGGCATCGAAAATGTCGAGGCGGGCGGCAAGCACTGGCCGGTGGTCGAGGCGACCGTGGTCAACAAGCCGTTCGGCGATCTGAAGCGCTTCCACCGCGAAAACCTGCCCGAAGACGCTCCGCGCCTACTGGTCGTCGCACCGATGAGCGGACACTATGCCACGCTGCTGCGCGGCACGGTCGAGCGCATGCTCGAAAACTACGTCGTCTACGTTACCGACTGGGCCGATGCGCGCAACGTGCCGCTGCACGAGGGGCATTTCGACCTCGACGACTACATGGATTACGTCATCGAGTTCCTAGACCATATCGGTCCGGGCGCGCACGCCATGGCCGTGTGCCAGCCCTCGGTCCCCGTCTTTGCTGCGACTGCGATCATGAACCGCGACAAGCACCCCTGCACGCCGAAGACGCTGACCATGATGGGGGGCCCGATCGACACGCGCTGTTCGCCGACCAGCGTCAACGACCTTGCCATGGAACGCCCGATCGAGTGGTTCCGCCACAATGTCATCGCCACCGTGCCGATGCAGTATCGCGGCGCCGGGCGCGACGTGTACCCCGGCTTCATGCAGCTGGCCGGCTTCATGAGCATGAACCTCGGCAATCACATGATGAGCCACTACGAGATGTTCAAACACCTCACCGTGGGCGACGAGGCGAGCGCGCAGGCGACCAAGGACTTCTACGACGAATACCGTAGCGTCTGCGACATGACGGCGGAATTCTACCTCCAGACGGTGAAAGAGGTGTTCCAGGACCACGCGATCCCCAACGGCACCTTCATGCACCGCGGCAAGCTGATCGACCTCGGCGACATCACCCAGACCGCGCTGCTGGCCATCGAGGGCGAGCGCGACGACATCTCCGGCCTCGGCCAGACCAAGGCCGCGCTCGACCTGACGCCCAATCTCAAGGCGTCGAAGAAGCGCTATTACATGGCCGAGGGCGCCGGGCATTACGGCATCTTCAACGGCAGCAGGTGGCGCACGAAGATCGCCCCGGTGGTCGAGGATTTCATCGCCAAGCACGGCTGA